Proteins encoded within one genomic window of Methanobacterium sp. Maddingley MBC34:
- a CDS encoding plasma-membrane calcium-translocating P-type ATPase (PFAM: E1-E2 ATPase; Cation transporting ATPase, C-terminus; Cation transporter/ATPase, N-terminus; haloacid dehalogenase-like hydrolase~TIGRFAM: plasma-membrane calcium-translocating P-type ATPase; golgi membrane calcium-translocating P-type ATPase; ATPase, P-type (transporting), HAD superfamily, subfamily IC), translated as MKWKKLSVDETLKTLNSSISGLSSSEAQKRLLEHGKNELIEEKKAGPIQIFFGQFKDILILILLIAAVAAYFVGDTLDAIVILIVVIINAVVGFIQEYRAEKAMEKLKGLISTEAVVLRDGQEQKVPAGDLTLGDIVLLEEGDNVPADLRIIESYDLLVDESAMTGESLSVEKHPNTLSVDEHGTENMAFMETDVASGRGKGVVVEIGMDTEIGKIAEMIQGEEEQTPLQQKIAGLGKTLGLLAVLVCSVVFALEYFQGTPLVETFMTAVSLAVAAVPEGLPAILTLTLALGMQRMAKSNAIVRKLLAVETLGSCNVICTDKTGTLTLNQMTVRDARVTDPEMVYTIAALCNNATQSDDGKLLGDPTDASLLLYADENGYNRKELEEKNPRLMEIPLDSTRKRMTTVNQIGEDRYILIKGAPEVLLQKCSQIDGEDGVCSIKPEDTENAMKDLKEMTGNALRVLGFAYRKLGPEEDLEDKESLEKDLIFAGLVGMMDPPREEAKLAIAQAKKAGIRVVMITGDHKDTAVAIAREIGIAEGEIVALTGSDLDRLSDQEFENMVDDVSVYARVFPEQKVRIVETLKKKGHVASMTGDGVNDAPALKKAAIGVAMGSGTDVAKESADMLLQDDNFATIVKAVGEGRTIFDNIRRFVRFQLSTNIGAILTITSASVMGLPIPFNPIQVLWINIIMDGPPAQSLGVEPPEKGVMERPPLKEEIIPRRNLIKIVVAGVVMTVGTLALYYYLLSGGTDLTKAMTMAFTVFVMYQIFNVFNCRSDGGFSNKFLFIAIGASFLLQLGVIYIPFLQGVFRTTALGAFDWVIVLLIACTIFISDWLVGRFLK; from the coding sequence ATGAAATGGAAAAAATTAAGTGTAGATGAAACTTTAAAAACCCTTAATTCAAGTATTAGTGGTTTAAGTAGTTCTGAAGCCCAAAAACGGTTATTGGAACATGGTAAAAACGAACTGATTGAGGAAAAAAAGGCTGGACCTATCCAGATCTTCTTTGGACAGTTCAAGGACATACTTATATTGATTCTGCTTATCGCCGCTGTTGCAGCGTATTTCGTTGGAGACACCCTCGACGCAATTGTAATACTAATAGTGGTTATTATAAATGCAGTAGTTGGATTTATCCAGGAATATCGTGCTGAAAAGGCAATGGAAAAGCTCAAAGGCCTTATTTCTACTGAGGCAGTGGTTTTGAGGGATGGTCAGGAGCAGAAAGTACCAGCAGGAGATCTCACCCTGGGTGATATTGTCCTGTTAGAGGAAGGGGATAATGTACCGGCTGATCTTCGGATAATCGAAAGCTACGACTTACTGGTGGATGAGTCAGCCATGACTGGAGAATCCCTATCAGTTGAAAAACATCCCAATACTCTGTCTGTTGATGAACATGGCACAGAAAACATGGCCTTCATGGAAACTGATGTTGCTTCTGGCCGTGGGAAAGGTGTAGTTGTAGAAATTGGTATGGATACCGAGATTGGTAAAATTGCGGAGATGATCCAGGGAGAAGAAGAACAAACTCCCCTGCAACAAAAAATAGCTGGTCTCGGCAAGACCCTGGGGTTACTGGCAGTTTTAGTGTGTTCAGTTGTTTTTGCACTTGAATATTTCCAGGGAACACCCCTGGTGGAAACATTCATGACTGCGGTTTCCCTGGCAGTGGCTGCTGTTCCAGAAGGACTCCCCGCAATTTTAACCCTTACACTCGCCCTCGGAATGCAGAGAATGGCTAAGAGCAATGCTATTGTCCGTAAACTCCTGGCAGTGGAAACATTGGGGTCATGTAACGTGATCTGTACCGATAAAACCGGAACACTAACCCTTAACCAGATGACAGTCAGGGATGCCCGGGTAACTGACCCTGAAATGGTTTACACCATAGCTGCCCTCTGTAACAATGCCACCCAATCTGATGATGGTAAACTACTGGGAGATCCCACTGATGCTTCACTCCTCTTGTATGCTGATGAGAATGGTTACAACCGGAAGGAACTGGAGGAAAAAAATCCCAGATTAATGGAAATACCATTAGACAGCACACGGAAAAGGATGACCACGGTTAACCAGATTGGAGAAGACAGATACATCCTGATAAAAGGAGCTCCAGAGGTTCTTCTGCAGAAATGTTCCCAAATAGATGGTGAAGATGGGGTATGTTCTATCAAACCTGAAGACACTGAAAATGCAATGAAAGACCTCAAGGAAATGACTGGCAACGCACTCCGTGTTCTTGGATTTGCCTACCGAAAACTGGGCCCTGAAGAAGATTTAGAGGATAAAGAATCACTGGAAAAAGACCTTATCTTTGCTGGTTTGGTGGGCATGATGGATCCACCGCGAGAAGAAGCCAAACTGGCCATTGCCCAGGCAAAAAAGGCAGGTATAAGAGTAGTGATGATCACGGGGGACCACAAGGATACTGCAGTGGCCATAGCCAGGGAGATAGGTATTGCTGAAGGGGAGATCGTTGCACTCACAGGCAGTGATCTGGACAGGCTCAGTGACCAGGAATTTGAAAACATGGTGGATGATGTCAGTGTGTACGCCCGTGTGTTCCCGGAACAGAAGGTTAGAATTGTTGAAACCCTTAAGAAGAAGGGTCATGTTGCATCCATGACTGGAGATGGGGTAAATGATGCTCCTGCTCTTAAAAAGGCAGCTATTGGTGTGGCCATGGGAAGTGGTACTGATGTTGCCAAGGAATCTGCGGATATGCTACTTCAGGATGATAACTTCGCCACCATAGTCAAAGCAGTGGGTGAAGGAAGAACCATATTCGACAACATCCGTCGTTTTGTCCGGTTCCAGCTTTCCACCAACATCGGAGCCATACTCACCATAACCTCAGCCTCTGTAATGGGACTGCCAATTCCATTTAACCCTATACAGGTTTTATGGATAAACATCATAATGGATGGACCTCCTGCCCAGTCCCTGGGTGTGGAACCACCAGAAAAAGGTGTTATGGAACGCCCACCCCTCAAGGAAGAGATCATTCCCCGGAGAAACCTCATTAAAATAGTAGTGGCCGGGGTGGTCATGACAGTTGGTACACTTGCACTGTATTATTACCTCTTATCGGGTGGTACAGACTTAACCAAGGCCATGACCATGGCTTTCACAGTCTTTGTGATGTACCAGATATTCAACGTGTTCAACTGTAGGTCTGACGGAGGATTTTCCAATAAATTCTTGTTCATAGCAATTGGAGCGTCATTCCTGCTTCAATTAGGAGTGATATACATACCGTTCCTCCAGGGGGTCTTCCGCACCACAGCCCTTGGCGCATTTGACTGGGTCATAGTCCTGCTGATTGCCTGTACCATATTCATCAGTGACTGGCTGGTTGGAAGGTTCCTTAAATGA
- a CDS encoding ribosomal-protein-alanine acetyltransferase (PFAM: Acetyltransferase (GNAT) family~TIGRFAM: ribosomal-protein-alanine acetyltransferase), with product MIIREFKRQDLKRVLEIELTSFDDPYPANVLVDIYNLGAGFLVAQEDNIVVGYIIFWIRFEDEGHIISLAVDRKFYRKKIGSQLVETALEIFKKYNVKNIRLEVRKGNQKARKFYQKLGFIEKTHLFEYYEDGENAVVMERLLQDMEYSSVIKKRPKKYSKD from the coding sequence ATGATAATAAGAGAATTCAAACGTCAGGACCTTAAAAGAGTCCTGGAAATTGAATTAACATCCTTTGATGACCCCTATCCTGCCAATGTTTTGGTGGATATTTATAATTTAGGGGCTGGTTTTCTGGTGGCCCAAGAAGATAATATTGTGGTGGGGTATATTATATTTTGGATCAGATTTGAAGATGAAGGTCATATTATTTCTCTGGCAGTTGATCGGAAATTTTATCGAAAGAAAATTGGATCACAGCTGGTGGAAACAGCATTGGAAATCTTCAAAAAATATAATGTGAAAAACATACGCCTAGAAGTGCGGAAAGGAAATCAAAAAGCCCGTAAATTCTATCAAAAGTTAGGCTTTATTGAAAAAACCCATTTATTTGAGTATTATGAAGATGGGGAAAATGCAGTGGTCATGGAACGATTACTACAAGACATGGAATATTCATCAGTAATTAAAAAAAGGCCCAAAAAGTATTCCAAAGACTAA
- a CDS encoding K+ transport system, NAD-binding component (PFAM: TrkA-N domain; TrkA-C domain), which produces MYIIIVGSGRVGVNVASFLIYDGHDVALIETDTTTCNIAASELDALVVCGNCTDPQILEDAHIQEADVFVTVTGNDDTNLMSCMLAKEYEVPKIIARVIDPKHENVFKKIGVDLIINPERVFASYLEKLIIRPEVTDLVVLSNGDAELLDLTVDSEKTIGKRIDDLSPTDDFLIVAVYEDGNIIIPKPHMILKEGMKVSILVKTEFAHEVMKIFTKV; this is translated from the coding sequence ATGTATATCATTATAGTAGGTAGTGGAAGAGTAGGTGTGAACGTTGCGTCCTTTTTAATTTATGATGGACATGATGTGGCTTTGATTGAAACCGACACAACCACATGTAACATTGCTGCTTCAGAATTAGATGCTTTGGTAGTTTGTGGTAACTGTACAGATCCACAAATATTGGAAGATGCCCATATACAGGAAGCGGATGTTTTTGTAACGGTCACTGGAAACGATGACACAAATTTAATGTCCTGTATGCTGGCGAAAGAATATGAAGTTCCTAAAATAATTGCCAGAGTAATTGACCCAAAACATGAAAATGTATTCAAAAAGATAGGTGTTGATCTGATAATAAACCCTGAACGGGTTTTTGCCAGTTATTTGGAAAAACTGATTATAAGACCTGAAGTTACAGATCTGGTAGTTTTGAGTAACGGTGATGCGGAGTTATTGGATTTGACTGTTGATTCAGAGAAAACTATAGGGAAAAGAATTGACGACTTAAGTCCTACTGATGATTTTTTAATTGTGGCAGTCTATGAAGACGGAAATATAATAATCCCAAAGCCACACATGATCCTAAAAGAAGGTATGAAAGTCTCAATTTTAGTTAAAACCGAATTTGCACACGAAGTTATGAAAATTTTCACCAAAGTCTAA
- a CDS encoding high affinity sulfate transporter 1 (PFAM: Sulfate transporter family; STAS domain~TIGRFAM: high affinity sulfate transporter 1) has product MNLNLKQNINSLLPILKWGKNYDRGWLKPDILAGITIGAFTIPEAIAYASLVGLPPETGLYAAMMGLGVYLFFGTSRQLSMGPTSDVAILVGSTLGGLALASFTEYAALAAVTAILTGIFALTARILRMGFLVKLISKPVLKGFLAGVGFYIAVSQLPKLFGIHGASGGFFERIWFIIANFNQFNLPSFLIGVGGIIFLLFVRKKYHKVPGALILIIASVILMSVTNLADLGVTVLGQISAQLPTFGVPNIATDISTVVPLAFACFLITYVEGMGLARMFSVKHKYPIDPDQELVALGASNIAAGVSQGFPIGASMSRSLENDESSAKTPLAGAFSAAIIAIVILFLTGLLFNLPQPILASIVLVAIIGLVDYSDLFRTYQLSKREFTIAMTTFGSVLVFGILEGILIGVILSFIDIIERIYNPKIAVLGRISNSNKFGDVERHPENKQIESILVVRVDGYQIFASAENIKESIISLIKTQKTPVKLLILDFKSSPIIDITGAEILKELCEEMIVDGITIKLAHVSGQARDFMREAGLEKYFGTLEADTHIHDVISEFDKFRQF; this is encoded by the coding sequence TTGAATCTCAATTTAAAGCAGAATATTAACTCCCTACTACCAATTCTTAAATGGGGAAAGAATTATGATAGAGGGTGGTTAAAACCGGATATTCTGGCAGGAATAACTATAGGTGCATTTACAATCCCCGAAGCTATTGCATACGCATCTTTAGTAGGATTACCTCCCGAAACAGGTTTATATGCTGCTATGATGGGATTAGGGGTATATCTATTTTTTGGAACATCCCGCCAGCTTTCCATGGGCCCAACTTCAGATGTGGCGATTTTAGTGGGGTCCACACTTGGAGGATTGGCCCTGGCAAGTTTTACTGAATATGCAGCACTTGCTGCCGTCACTGCGATTTTAACTGGAATTTTTGCATTAACTGCCAGGATTTTAAGAATGGGATTTTTGGTTAAACTCATTTCAAAGCCAGTTTTGAAAGGATTCCTGGCAGGGGTTGGTTTTTATATAGCAGTAAGTCAGTTGCCTAAATTATTTGGAATTCATGGAGCTAGTGGGGGTTTTTTTGAGCGCATATGGTTTATTATTGCTAATTTTAACCAGTTTAACTTACCTTCATTTTTAATAGGTGTTGGGGGAATAATCTTCCTTCTGTTTGTGCGTAAAAAATATCATAAAGTCCCTGGTGCACTTATTTTAATCATTGCATCCGTTATTTTGATGTCAGTTACTAATCTTGCTGATTTAGGAGTAACAGTATTAGGTCAAATATCTGCTCAATTACCCACTTTTGGTGTGCCAAATATTGCTACAGATATCTCAACTGTAGTTCCCCTTGCATTTGCCTGTTTTTTAATAACTTATGTGGAAGGTATGGGTCTGGCCAGAATGTTTTCTGTGAAACATAAATATCCCATTGATCCAGATCAGGAACTTGTAGCATTGGGAGCATCCAATATAGCTGCAGGGGTGAGTCAGGGATTTCCAATAGGGGCCAGCATGTCCAGAAGCCTTGAAAATGATGAAAGTAGCGCTAAAACTCCTCTCGCAGGGGCATTCAGCGCAGCAATAATTGCCATTGTTATTCTTTTCCTTACAGGATTGCTTTTCAATCTCCCACAGCCCATTCTTGCGTCAATTGTATTGGTTGCGATAATAGGCCTGGTTGATTATTCAGATCTATTTAGAACATACCAATTAAGTAAAAGAGAATTTACAATTGCAATGACCACATTTGGCAGCGTATTGGTCTTTGGAATCCTTGAAGGAATCTTAATAGGCGTTATACTTTCATTTATAGATATAATTGAAAGAATTTACAACCCTAAGATTGCGGTTTTAGGCCGCATATCTAATTCAAATAAGTTTGGTGATGTAGAACGTCATCCTGAAAATAAGCAAATAGAGAGTATTCTAGTGGTAAGAGTTGATGGATACCAGATATTTGCAAGCGCAGAAAACATTAAAGAATCCATTATAAGCCTGATTAAGACTCAAAAAACGCCTGTGAAACTGTTAATACTAGACTTTAAATCATCACCTATAATCGATATCACGGGAGCAGAAATATTAAAAGAACTTTGTGAAGAAATGATTGTTGATGGAATTACTATTAAATTAGCACACGTTTCAGGACAGGCAAGGGATTTCATGCGTGAGGCGGGTTTAGAAAAGTACTTCGGAACTTTGGAAGCTGATACACATATTCATGATGTTATTAGTGAATTTGATAAATTTAGGCAATTTTAG
- a CDS encoding precorrin-6x reductase (PFAM: Precorrin-6x reductase CbiJ/CobK~TIGRFAM: precorrin-6x reductase), producing the protein MNVLVMAGTSDARKIITDLSKEEGIIVLATATTSHGVELAHRSGANKVLKGFFDSEKLANIIQDNDIELLVDATHPFASAATQNAIKASDSVGIDYIRFERPATIIPDSHLIQRVNSFEEAAVVIKAILNQDFSSGDKVKQDGNDKIKDNPVETGKILHLAGVNTLHYLTGVVSPDLIVARILPTVYSVKKSLELGIPHDNIVAMEGTFSPRFNGILMEEFKIKVVLTKESGQSGGTISKIQAALAEGVPVVIVMRPEIDELEGKMVFNDVDLLVGDVLSRCSNGQ; encoded by the coding sequence ATGAATGTGTTGGTAATGGCAGGAACCAGTGATGCCAGGAAGATCATCACCGATCTTTCGAAGGAGGAAGGGATCATTGTTCTGGCCACTGCCACCACTTCCCACGGAGTGGAGCTGGCGCATCGTTCCGGGGCAAATAAAGTTCTGAAAGGATTTTTTGATTCTGAAAAATTGGCAAATATTATACAAGACAATGATATTGAACTTTTGGTTGATGCTACTCACCCATTTGCATCCGCAGCCACTCAAAATGCCATAAAAGCCTCAGATAGTGTGGGTATTGATTATATTCGTTTTGAAAGACCGGCCACTATAATTCCAGATAGCCATCTCATACAGCGGGTTAATTCTTTTGAAGAGGCTGCAGTTGTTATCAAAGCGATACTTAATCAAGATTTTTCAAGTGGAGATAAAGTAAAACAGGATGGAAATGATAAAATTAAGGATAATCCTGTTGAAACTGGAAAAATTCTACACCTGGCAGGGGTGAACACCCTCCATTATCTTACTGGGGTAGTTTCTCCTGATTTGATTGTAGCCCGGATTCTTCCTACTGTTTATTCTGTAAAAAAGTCTCTGGAACTGGGTATTCCCCATGATAACATTGTGGCCATGGAGGGAACATTCTCCCCTCGCTTCAATGGCATTCTCATGGAAGAATTCAAGATAAAAGTGGTTTTGACCAAGGAAAGTGGTCAGAGTGGGGGTACCATCTCCAAGATCCAGGCAGCACTTGCAGAAGGGGTGCCGGTAGTGATAGTGATGAGGCCAGAAATAGATGAATTGGAAGGAAAGATGGTGTTTAATGATGTTGATCTTCTCGTTGGTGATGTCCTTTCCAGATGTTCTAATGGGCAGTAA
- a CDS encoding Protein of unknown function (DUF2910) (PFAM: Protein of unknown function (DUF2910)), whose product MSDFSTLLLEVIPLALVASISPTTFAVMVFSLSLSKKPKTSGIGFLTGSLIVILVAVLLGFLAVDGASIATGGDNTIFQGWINIVLSGVLIFFSIKTLVKKDNKIGNIENFKNNRSESSEFIASFLLAMGLFSMNFITTVLVVYASSEIAMSSVNWTGKTISLISLVILTLLLVEIPVLICYIKPLKADEILSRLNKWIQRNGYYLTAGLLFILGMYLLSNGLEKLGWI is encoded by the coding sequence ATGTCTGACTTTTCTACTTTACTATTAGAAGTTATTCCCCTAGCTCTGGTAGCTTCTATAAGTCCCACCACCTTTGCGGTGATGGTATTTTCTTTATCCCTGTCAAAAAAGCCAAAAACCAGTGGAATTGGCTTTTTAACAGGTTCCTTAATAGTTATACTGGTAGCAGTTTTATTAGGTTTTTTAGCTGTAGATGGTGCGTCCATTGCAACTGGCGGGGACAACACTATCTTCCAGGGGTGGATAAATATAGTTTTAAGTGGAGTGTTGATCTTTTTCAGTATAAAGACCTTGGTTAAAAAAGATAATAAGATTGGAAACATTGAAAATTTTAAAAATAATAGGTCAGAATCTTCTGAATTTATTGCCAGTTTCTTATTGGCAATGGGATTGTTTTCCATGAATTTCATCACCACGGTTTTAGTGGTTTATGCCAGTAGTGAAATAGCCATGTCCAGTGTAAATTGGACTGGTAAAACAATATCCTTAATTTCACTGGTTATCCTAACCCTTTTACTGGTGGAAATACCGGTATTAATTTGTTATATAAAACCTTTAAAGGCAGATGAGATTTTATCAAGATTAAATAAATGGATTCAAAGAAATGGCTATTATCTAACTGCAGGTTTACTGTTTATACTAGGAATGTATTTACTTTCCAATGGCCTAGAAAAGTTAGGTTGGATCTAA
- a CDS encoding hypothetical protein (PFAM: Uncharacterised protein family (UPF0146)), with translation MWSDFTEYIIKHYSQSSSIVEVAVGRFPRVGCYLKRHLKVDIILTDIKPYHDWIILDDIRQPDLKIYKDAGLIYSIRPPEELHPYLEKISEKTGSDLIIKPLSTDSIQTREKMDLVNYKKAVFYKKSFK, from the coding sequence ATGTGGAGTGACTTTACAGAATACATCATAAAGCATTACTCACAGTCTTCCAGTATCGTGGAAGTGGCAGTGGGACGCTTCCCCCGAGTTGGGTGTTATTTGAAGAGGCATCTTAAGGTGGATATCATCCTGACTGATATTAAACCTTACCATGATTGGATAATTCTAGATGATATTAGACAACCTGACTTAAAAATATATAAGGATGCTGGACTTATTTATTCCATAAGACCCCCAGAAGAATTACACCCCTACCTGGAGAAAATTTCCGAAAAAACAGGGTCTGATTTAATAATAAAACCCCTTTCAACGGATTCTATCCAAACCAGGGAAAAAATGGATTTAGTTAATTATAAAAAAGCAGTTTTCTATAAAAAATCTTTTAAATAG